One stretch of Janibacter limosus DNA includes these proteins:
- the map gene encoding type I methionyl aminopeptidase, with product MLASAATVTPGVVSPRREVPGRIARPEYVDKAAPTPFVGSEVKDAESIERMRHASRVAAGALAAAGAAVAPGVTTDEIDRVGHEYLLDHDAYPSTLGYRGFPKSLCTSVNEVVCHGIPDNRRLADGDLVNIDITAFVGGVHGDTNATFFAGEPDEESRLLVERTHEAMMRGIKAAMPGRQVNIIGRVIEKYAARFGYGVVRDYTGHGIGTSFHSGLVIPHYDAAPGYDTVIEPGMTFTIEPMLNLGVPEWDLWDDGWTVVTRDLRRSAQFEHTILITDEGNEILTLS from the coding sequence ATGCTCGCCTCCGCCGCAACCGTGACACCCGGCGTGGTCTCGCCGAGACGCGAGGTCCCCGGTCGGATCGCCCGTCCCGAGTACGTCGACAAGGCGGCTCCCACCCCCTTCGTCGGCTCCGAGGTCAAGGACGCCGAGTCGATCGAGCGGATGCGCCACGCGTCCCGGGTCGCCGCTGGCGCGCTCGCCGCGGCAGGTGCGGCCGTCGCACCCGGGGTGACCACCGACGAGATCGACCGCGTCGGCCACGAGTACCTGCTCGACCACGACGCCTATCCCTCGACCCTGGGCTACCGCGGGTTCCCCAAGTCGCTGTGCACCTCGGTCAACGAGGTCGTCTGCCACGGCATACCCGACAACCGACGGCTCGCGGACGGGGACCTGGTCAACATCGACATCACCGCCTTCGTCGGCGGGGTGCACGGCGACACCAACGCCACCTTCTTCGCCGGTGAGCCCGACGAGGAGTCCCGTCTGCTCGTGGAGCGCACGCACGAGGCGATGATGCGGGGCATCAAGGCGGCCATGCCGGGCCGGCAGGTCAACATCATCGGCCGCGTCATCGAGAAGTACGCGGCCCGCTTCGGGTACGGGGTCGTGCGCGACTACACGGGTCACGGCATCGGCACGAGCTTCCACTCGGGTCTGGTCATCCCCCACTACGACGCCGCCCCCGGGTACGACACCGTCATCGAGCCCGGTATGACCTTCACCATCGAGCCCATGCTCAACCTCGGCGTGCCCGAGTGGGACCTGTGGGACGACGGCTGGACCGTCGTCACCAGGGACCTGCGTCGCTCGGCGCAGTTCGAGCACACGATCCTCATCACCGATGAGGGCAACGAGATCCTCACCCTCAGCTGA
- a CDS encoding methionine aminopeptidase — MAYWYNVDTKQVESDDTRSQNAEVMGPYETEAEAAAALATARANTEAWDEQDRKDREWESGDAGA, encoded by the coding sequence ATGGCGTACTGGTACAACGTCGACACCAAGCAGGTCGAGAGCGACGACACCCGCTCGCAGAACGCGGAGGTCATGGGTCCCTACGAGACCGAGGCGGAGGCGGCCGCCGCCCTGGCGACCGCCCGCGCCAACACCGAGGCGTGGGACGAGCAGGACCGCAAGGACCGGGAGTGGGAGAGCGGCGACGCCGGAGCCTGA
- a CDS encoding class I SAM-dependent methyltransferase, whose translation MPDELPQIRTRWSEVSGGIDAAHAYQRRFDELARQGTDLDGEARFLHGLREAPARILDAGCGTGRVATTLTRLGHDVVGVDADPAMIEVARQRDDVTRFVHADLSTLSLTAQTFDIVALAGNVVPFLADGTLVEVLRRMRAHLSADGILVCGWALPGHQPQGAAAVSPEDFERAAFAARLSLVTRHSSWDGAPWPGDGSWALTLHRPR comes from the coding sequence ATGCCCGACGAGCTCCCGCAGATCCGCACCCGCTGGTCCGAGGTGTCAGGCGGCATCGACGCCGCGCATGCCTACCAGCGTCGCTTCGACGAGCTCGCCCGTCAGGGCACGGACCTCGACGGCGAGGCCCGCTTCCTCCACGGCCTGCGCGAGGCACCGGCGCGGATCCTCGACGCGGGGTGCGGCACCGGCCGGGTGGCGACGACCCTCACCCGGCTGGGCCACGACGTCGTCGGCGTGGACGCCGACCCCGCGATGATCGAGGTCGCCCGGCAGCGTGATGACGTCACCCGCTTCGTCCACGCCGACCTGTCCACGCTCTCGCTCACCGCGCAGACCTTCGACATCGTGGCCCTCGCGGGCAATGTCGTGCCCTTCCTCGCGGACGGCACCCTCGTCGAGGTCCTGCGTCGCATGCGAGCACACCTGAGCGCCGACGGGATCCTCGTGTGCGGCTGGGCCCTGCCCGGGCACCAGCCGCAGGGCGCGGCCGCCGTGAGCCCGGAGGACTTCGAGCGGGCGGCCTTCGCCGCCCGCCTGTCCCTCGTGACCCGTCACTCCTCGTGGGACGGGGCACCCTGGCCGGGCGACGGGAGCTGGGCGCTCACGCTGCACCGGCCACGCTGA